The proteins below come from a single Acetomicrobium sp. S15 = DSM 107314 genomic window:
- the phnL gene encoding phosphonate C-P lyase system protein PhnL — protein MAYGFAKSEEENVLLKVSNLSKTFSVHLLGGMTVTACQGITFFIRAGEALGIQGPSGSGKSTILRCIYRTYLPTSGEMLYRSNRGTVDLARIDERSILMLRREEISYVSQFLRVIPRVSALDVVSQGLRRKGHPKEEALNRARLLLSRLGIPPSLWSAFPSTFSGGEQQRVNVARAIAAEPRLILLDEPTASLDADSKEMMIELFLELKARRTAFILVSHDMNALKRVSDRIFCLSKGKAQNSGEVEMEYAQVDD, from the coding sequence GTGGCATATGGTTTCGCAAAAAGCGAGGAGGAGAATGTCTTACTCAAGGTCTCAAACTTGAGCAAGACATTTAGTGTCCATCTGTTGGGCGGCATGACGGTTACGGCATGCCAAGGAATAACGTTTTTCATAAGGGCCGGCGAGGCCTTGGGCATTCAGGGACCCAGCGGGTCAGGCAAATCCACAATCCTAAGGTGCATCTACCGCACTTACCTTCCCACCTCGGGCGAGATGCTCTACCGCTCAAATCGCGGAACGGTGGATCTCGCCAGAATAGACGAGAGAAGTATTTTGATGCTACGAAGGGAAGAGATATCCTATGTCTCCCAATTCCTCCGTGTTATCCCCAGGGTGTCAGCCCTCGATGTGGTATCTCAAGGCCTCAGAAGAAAAGGACATCCCAAAGAGGAGGCTTTAAACCGGGCAAGGCTGCTCCTTTCGCGCCTGGGAATCCCTCCTTCCTTGTGGAGCGCTTTCCCGTCCACATTCAGCGGAGGAGAACAGCAGCGGGTCAACGTGGCTCGTGCCATAGCAGCCGAACCGAGGCTCATTTTGCTCGATGAGCCCACCGCTTCCCTGGACGCCGATTCCAAGGAGATGATGATAGAGCTGTTTTTGGAATTAAAAGCAAGAAGAACAGCGTTTATCTTGGTTTCCCACGATATGAATGCCCTTAAGCGAGTCTCGGACAGGATTTTCTGTCTGAGCAAGGGCAAAGCACAAAACTCCGGGGAGGTAGAAATGGAATATGCACAAGTTGATGATTGA
- a CDS encoding alpha-D-ribose 1-methylphosphonate 5-triphosphate diphosphatase — MHKLMIDGANIVLPNGMLEEGYLRIEDGIIIDVGAGRPSPEKGISYIDASGLYILPGLIDIHSDAVEKEVQPRPNVTIPIPSSCRELERKLAAVGITTIFHSLSFSGGEGIRSNALAAECARFIRRRADQEHLIRNLVHLRYEIGNTKALELIYELLEEGACDLVSFMDHTPGQGQYRDVSQYHHYIKKTFWLEDKDCQRLIEEKIQARQRVDFRALSNLARSAKDAGIPLASHDDDSPERVEVASAMGVDVMEFPMNLETAKYARNLGLHVCVGAPNLLQGRSHNGNLSAQVAVEDGAADILCSDYYPPALLKGIFKLADNGMDISRAVNLASLNPAIALGLDDEIGSLEVGKKADFILVRLEENDPLVITTVTEGKIVLTYNYHDPSHLEGVLASEKEAIAQ; from the coding sequence ATGCACAAGTTGATGATTGACGGAGCCAATATAGTTCTCCCAAATGGAATGCTTGAAGAAGGCTATCTGCGCATCGAGGACGGCATCATAATCGACGTGGGCGCGGGGAGGCCTTCACCCGAAAAAGGCATTTCCTACATAGATGCTTCAGGCCTGTATATATTGCCAGGCTTGATCGACATACATAGCGACGCCGTAGAAAAAGAAGTACAGCCTCGCCCCAATGTGACAATCCCCATCCCTTCATCCTGTAGAGAGCTTGAGCGCAAACTGGCCGCTGTCGGGATTACGACTATCTTTCATTCATTATCGTTCTCTGGAGGCGAAGGGATCCGCTCCAATGCCCTGGCCGCAGAATGCGCGCGGTTTATAAGGAGGCGCGCAGACCAAGAACATCTGATCCGCAATCTCGTCCACCTGCGATATGAAATAGGCAATACCAAAGCCTTAGAGCTGATATACGAGCTTTTGGAAGAAGGTGCTTGTGATCTCGTGTCTTTCATGGATCACACGCCGGGGCAAGGGCAATATCGTGATGTAAGTCAGTACCATCATTATATAAAGAAGACGTTTTGGCTCGAGGATAAAGACTGCCAGAGGCTGATCGAAGAGAAGATCCAGGCCAGACAACGAGTGGACTTCAGGGCTCTCAGCAATCTGGCACGCTCGGCCAAGGATGCAGGTATTCCTTTGGCTTCCCACGATGACGATAGCCCAGAGCGCGTGGAGGTGGCCAGCGCGATGGGAGTCGACGTCATGGAATTCCCGATGAACTTAGAGACGGCCAAATACGCCAGGAACCTCGGACTCCACGTATGCGTCGGCGCCCCAAATCTGCTCCAGGGGCGTTCCCACAACGGTAACCTGAGCGCCCAAGTCGCCGTAGAAGATGGTGCGGCCGATATCCTCTGCTCCGACTATTACCCTCCGGCCCTTCTGAAGGGAATCTTCAAACTCGCTGATAACGGTATGGACATTTCCCGCGCCGTAAACCTGGCATCGCTAAATCCGGCAATAGCCTTGGGGTTGGACGATGAGATCGGATCACTCGAGGTGGGGAAAAAAGCGGACTTTATTCTGGTGCGCCTGGAAGAAAACGACCCCTTAGTAATAACTACAGTTACAGAGGGAAAGATAGTTTTAACCTACAACTACCATGACCCTTCGCATTTAGAAGGAGTTTTGGCTTCAGAAAAGGAGGCAATTGCTCAATGA
- a CDS encoding sugar phosphate isomerase/epimerase family protein: protein MRNEDNVFIKSIGINVDAAYVDGDLRRLIELLDEYAEMEVECVEVPLHATGAMLGGKLISERVDEVSRILKRYHFHYSVHAPNPINLMDADEPELHKEALLESIRFSATINSKILVYHSGRYIPEEHFHIPWQAAGRATPETERRRSMNRREKEALLSLAKEGERLGVTLCLENARPYLDGGFYCYAEDPFRLAERVRDLNHPRIGITLDIGHAYLSAKRYGFDFLEAVRSVAPFTKHVHLHDNFGRVCSSLEKKQVELSALGRGDMHLPIGKGEIPVEEVFSVLCDCNYSGLLINEIRHRYLAWASDALDLCKRLLNITKESALPS from the coding sequence ATGAGAAACGAGGATAACGTGTTCATCAAAAGTATCGGGATTAACGTTGATGCAGCATATGTGGACGGGGATCTAAGACGGCTGATCGAGCTGCTCGACGAGTACGCCGAAATGGAAGTCGAATGTGTAGAGGTCCCCTTGCACGCCACAGGAGCAATGTTGGGCGGCAAACTTATATCAGAAAGGGTTGACGAGGTTTCGCGAATATTGAAGCGCTACCACTTCCATTACTCCGTGCATGCGCCAAACCCGATAAACCTTATGGATGCCGATGAACCTGAGCTGCACAAAGAGGCATTATTAGAAAGTATTAGATTCTCCGCCACTATAAATTCTAAAATATTGGTCTATCATAGTGGCAGATATATCCCAGAGGAACACTTTCACATACCATGGCAAGCAGCAGGAAGGGCGACGCCTGAAACTGAAAGGCGAAGGTCGATGAACCGACGAGAAAAGGAGGCGCTTTTATCGCTGGCCAAGGAGGGAGAACGCCTGGGCGTAACGCTATGTTTAGAGAATGCCCGGCCTTACCTCGATGGAGGCTTCTATTGCTACGCCGAGGATCCCTTCAGATTAGCCGAGCGCGTTCGCGACCTGAATCATCCTCGCATAGGCATCACTTTGGACATTGGGCACGCCTATCTATCGGCAAAACGCTATGGCTTCGACTTCCTAGAAGCCGTCAGAAGCGTCGCTCCTTTCACCAAACATGTGCATCTGCACGACAACTTTGGTCGAGTTTGCAGCTCGCTGGAGAAGAAACAGGTTGAGCTCTCCGCCTTGGGCAGAGGCGACATGCACCTTCCCATCGGCAAGGGAGAGATCCCCGTAGAAGAAGTCTTTTCGGTCCTGTGCGATTGCAATTACTCCGGCTTGCTGATCAACGAGATAAGGCACCGCTACCTCGCCTGGGCTAGCGATGCGCTCGATCTCTGCAAGAGGCTTTTAAACATCACAAAAGAGAGCGCGTTGCCGAGCTAA
- a CDS encoding GDP-mannose 4,6-dehydratase, with the protein MILITGAGGMIGSHLIERLSCNEKKENVIASYYKPTIDMKEIEGKATFVETDVRYFQNVYTLVEQYKPQVIYHLAAQSFPGVSWEKPQETLETNVIGTANLFEAIKLLRTKESYDPTVVVACSSAAYGYVSEEEVPISEDHAMLPLHPYGVSKVAQDLLTHQYWATFGIKGIRVRIFNTTGPRKIGDVCADLTFRAIQIEKGYIPPALRVGNMENRRAILDVRDLVSALILLAKKGAPGEVYNASAQRVYAVYEIVEIIKKKLGLPFEVTVDPALFRLKDEPIIFGDSSKLASATGWKPEYDLATTVRDMLQYWREKL; encoded by the coding sequence GTGATCTTGATCACAGGAGCTGGGGGAATGATAGGGAGCCATCTCATAGAAAGGCTCTCCTGCAACGAAAAGAAAGAAAACGTCATCGCTTCTTACTATAAACCCACGATCGACATGAAGGAGATAGAGGGAAAGGCCACGTTTGTCGAGACGGACGTGCGTTACTTCCAAAACGTCTATACCCTGGTCGAACAATATAAACCGCAGGTCATCTATCACTTGGCGGCTCAGAGTTTCCCTGGCGTCTCGTGGGAAAAACCTCAAGAGACGCTTGAGACGAACGTGATAGGCACGGCGAATTTGTTTGAGGCGATAAAACTCCTGAGGACCAAAGAGTCCTATGACCCAACGGTTGTCGTAGCATGTTCGAGCGCCGCTTACGGCTACGTGAGCGAGGAAGAGGTCCCCATATCGGAGGATCATGCGATGCTTCCCTTGCATCCCTACGGCGTCAGCAAGGTTGCCCAGGACCTCTTGACCCACCAATATTGGGCTACCTTCGGTATCAAGGGTATAAGAGTGAGAATCTTCAACACTACCGGCCCCAGGAAGATAGGTGACGTGTGTGCCGACCTCACCTTTAGGGCTATTCAGATAGAAAAGGGATATATACCGCCAGCGCTGCGGGTGGGAAACATGGAGAATCGCAGAGCTATACTCGATGTAAGAGATTTAGTCTCTGCCCTCATCCTGCTCGCAAAAAAAGGTGCGCCGGGCGAGGTGTATAACGCCAGCGCTCAAAGGGTATATGCCGTCTATGAAATAGTAGAAATTATAAAGAAAAAGCTCGGTCTTCCTTTTGAAGTAACAGTAGATCCAGCGCTGTTCAGGCTCAAAGATGAGCCTATCATATTCGGCGATTCTTCCAAACTCGCCTCTGCCACCGGTTGGAAGCCCGAATACGACCTCGCTACCACCGTCAGGGACATGCTGCAATATTGGCGCGAAAAGCTTTAG
- a CDS encoding GHMP family kinase ATP-binding protein, which produces MGGMITRSRVPLRISFGGGGTDVSPYCDEYGGAVMNATIDRYATVSLFPFDDKTIEIESIDYDTALKYDVDQFLAYDGHLDLIKGVVNYMRKNYGIGQGFRLRIHNDAPPGSGLGSSSAVCVALIGAFKHWLNMPLTPYEVAELAYRIEREELNIRGGKQDQYAAAFGGFNFIEFNGANTIVNPLRLRSDVVYELHHRLILAYVGGSHDSSRILSSQIRDMTSGRRETLQSLHEAKELAVAMKAALVTGNLDDFGLLLDRAWESKKRFTEGITNQRIDALYERAKSAGALGGKVSGAGGGGFMFFFAEADKRYAVAEALQEEGAQIANYSFTEIGLHTWGVRHP; this is translated from the coding sequence ATGGGCGGCATGATCACGCGATCCAGGGTGCCTTTGAGGATAAGCTTCGGCGGAGGCGGGACCGACGTGTCCCCCTATTGCGATGAATATGGCGGTGCTGTCATGAACGCTACCATCGATCGTTATGCCACCGTAAGCCTTTTCCCGTTTGACGACAAAACCATAGAGATAGAGAGCATAGATTACGATACAGCTCTGAAGTATGACGTGGATCAATTTCTGGCTTACGATGGCCATCTGGACCTCATAAAAGGCGTTGTCAACTACATGAGGAAAAACTACGGTATCGGCCAGGGTTTCAGGCTCAGGATTCATAACGATGCTCCTCCTGGTTCGGGGTTAGGCTCTTCTTCAGCGGTGTGCGTAGCCCTGATAGGCGCATTTAAGCATTGGCTCAACATGCCCCTCACGCCGTATGAGGTGGCCGAGCTCGCCTACCGCATAGAGAGGGAAGAGCTCAATATTCGCGGCGGCAAACAAGACCAGTATGCCGCCGCCTTCGGGGGCTTCAATTTTATAGAGTTCAACGGGGCAAATACGATAGTCAATCCTTTGAGGTTGCGTAGCGATGTGGTTTACGAGCTTCATCATAGGCTGATCTTGGCCTATGTGGGAGGGTCCCATGATTCGTCCAGGATATTGAGCTCTCAAATAAGAGACATGACCTCCGGCAGGAGGGAGACGCTTCAGTCGCTTCATGAGGCCAAAGAGCTCGCTGTGGCCATGAAGGCGGCCTTGGTGACCGGCAATTTGGACGATTTCGGCCTTCTCCTCGATAGGGCGTGGGAATCGAAGAAGCGCTTTACGGAAGGCATTACGAACCAGAGGATAGATGCCTTGTATGAAAGGGCTAAATCAGCCGGTGCTTTGGGTGGGAAGGTCTCAGGAGCGGGTGGCGGAGGGTTTATGTTCTTCTTTGCGGAGGCTGACAAGAGATATGCCGTGGCTGAGGCGCTTCAGGAAGAGGGTGCCCAGATAGCCAATTATTCGTTCACAGAGATAGGGTTACATACTTGGGGGGTGCGACATCCGTGA
- a CDS encoding glycosyltransferase family 39 protein — MPEVSVVVPTINEAGNIDALLSRIVALIDELPYELEVVVVDDGSTDGTRERVLKWGEAHPVRLLARDGDRGVAKSVIAGARAARGDIVVVMDADLSHPPEVIPALVEPLLEGTHDMAIASRYVPGGSTPGWPFYRRVASFAATAVARIFVDVKDPMSGFFAVRRDRLCSLDPEATCFKVCMELLVAGGSSLRVIEVPITFRDRASGRSKINLIRMGWAYLCRLAALAGANVSAKSGFRFGVVGLLAMAVDLSVFSLLASMGSAIGQAHVVSFFSSTLFNFVCNARWSFAKEKPHPTSFAGYMRFLFLALASLFLRGGVLATLNEVWGWPPLAAVMGGIFAAAAVNYVGNAFFVFPPDGERHEELRWRAISIIFLIYAVVLRLSYMGVMELIPEEAYYWNYAQHLDIGYLDHPPMVAWIIALFTAVFGHTEFAVRLGAMLSWAVMGAFLFAFARELYNRSVAFVALFFAAGLPFLFGVGMLMAPDAPLTACWAGTLYFLERALLGEKRSAWWGVGICAGLGLLSKYTIALLAPAALLFMAVDPASRRWLRRKEPYLAVALALAIFSPVILWNMEHGWASFTFQGPRRFAGMFQFYLPQFLGHLIAILSPTGLLAAFLAVFAAKNSRNRDRRHRFCAVIALVPVCTFLAFSLFREVELNWSGPAWLALVPLMAYQVTCGFTGSRAVALLRKAWVPTAVALFLLFGVTLHYATLGLPLLGYPQGAPVLGWSDLARQVEEIEDVLEATTGYEPLVLGMDKHRIVSELAFYRTKLEDKDDEEGEGITYTAGPSFFGKESLMYKYWFPEGKGLRAYAKVLLLVGKNPEELSLDELIRDGWSVGEVKKLTVCKDGTPVGHYYYTIARVPCVHSEGVLK, encoded by the coding sequence ATGCCGGAGGTTTCGGTCGTCGTTCCTACCATAAACGAAGCTGGGAATATCGATGCTCTTCTTTCTCGCATAGTAGCGCTTATCGATGAGCTTCCGTACGAGCTTGAAGTGGTGGTAGTGGACGATGGCTCCACCGACGGCACGCGCGAGCGCGTCTTGAAGTGGGGGGAGGCGCATCCTGTGCGCCTCCTCGCCAGAGACGGTGATCGGGGTGTAGCGAAGTCCGTAATAGCGGGAGCTCGCGCTGCCCGCGGCGATATCGTCGTCGTCATGGACGCCGACCTGAGTCATCCCCCTGAGGTCATTCCTGCACTGGTTGAACCTTTGCTTGAAGGCACGCATGATATGGCTATCGCGAGTCGCTATGTGCCTGGCGGCTCCACCCCTGGTTGGCCCTTCTACCGACGCGTAGCGTCCTTTGCGGCCACGGCCGTGGCGAGGATCTTTGTCGATGTGAAAGACCCCATGTCAGGGTTTTTTGCAGTGCGCCGCGACCGCCTGTGTTCGCTCGATCCTGAAGCTACGTGCTTTAAAGTGTGCATGGAGCTTTTAGTCGCCGGTGGTTCCTCTCTCAGGGTGATCGAGGTGCCCATAACGTTCAGGGATAGGGCGAGCGGCCGCTCCAAGATAAACCTTATCAGGATGGGGTGGGCTTATCTCTGCCGGTTGGCCGCATTGGCGGGGGCTAACGTGTCGGCCAAAAGCGGCTTTCGCTTCGGCGTTGTGGGACTTCTGGCCATGGCTGTGGACCTCTCCGTATTTTCGCTCTTGGCGAGCATGGGGTCGGCCATAGGGCAGGCTCACGTGGTGAGTTTTTTCTCCTCTACGTTATTTAACTTCGTCTGCAACGCCAGATGGTCCTTCGCTAAAGAGAAGCCTCATCCGACCTCGTTTGCAGGCTATATGCGCTTTCTCTTCTTGGCGCTGGCATCGCTTTTTTTGCGCGGAGGGGTGCTCGCTACGCTTAACGAAGTGTGGGGGTGGCCACCGCTTGCGGCTGTCATGGGTGGGATATTTGCTGCCGCGGCAGTGAATTATGTCGGCAATGCTTTCTTCGTATTTCCCCCCGATGGAGAAAGGCACGAAGAGCTGCGATGGCGGGCTATCTCTATCATCTTCCTCATTTATGCTGTGGTGCTGCGCCTTTCTTACATGGGAGTGATGGAGCTCATACCTGAGGAGGCCTATTATTGGAACTATGCCCAACATTTGGATATAGGTTACCTTGATCATCCTCCCATGGTAGCTTGGATAATAGCCCTTTTTACCGCCGTCTTTGGCCATACGGAATTTGCCGTGAGGTTGGGGGCAATGCTTTCTTGGGCCGTCATGGGGGCATTTCTCTTTGCCTTTGCGCGCGAGCTTTATAACAGGAGCGTGGCCTTTGTTGCCCTCTTTTTTGCAGCAGGGCTCCCCTTCTTATTCGGGGTGGGCATGCTGATGGCGCCCGATGCTCCGCTTACTGCCTGCTGGGCAGGTACGCTTTACTTTCTGGAGCGCGCTCTTCTTGGTGAAAAACGCTCGGCATGGTGGGGCGTGGGGATTTGCGCCGGCTTGGGCTTGCTTTCCAAGTACACCATAGCGCTCTTGGCGCCGGCGGCCTTGCTTTTTATGGCAGTAGACCCTGCGTCCCGTCGATGGCTCAGGCGAAAGGAGCCGTATCTGGCGGTTGCCCTTGCCCTGGCGATCTTTTCGCCAGTGATCCTGTGGAACATGGAGCATGGGTGGGCTTCTTTCACGTTTCAGGGTCCCCGAAGGTTTGCCGGTATGTTTCAGTTTTACCTGCCGCAGTTTTTAGGTCATTTGATCGCTATCCTCTCACCTACCGGTCTCTTGGCCGCTTTTTTGGCCGTTTTCGCCGCTAAGAACAGCCGTAACAGAGATCGAAGACATCGCTTTTGCGCGGTGATTGCTCTGGTTCCCGTGTGCACTTTCTTAGCCTTCAGCCTTTTCCGCGAGGTTGAGTTGAACTGGAGCGGCCCTGCGTGGCTCGCTCTCGTCCCTTTAATGGCGTATCAGGTGACGTGCGGCTTCACGGGGTCGCGGGCTGTCGCCCTGTTGCGGAAGGCGTGGGTCCCCACGGCTGTAGCCCTTTTCCTCCTCTTCGGCGTAACGCTTCATTATGCCACCTTGGGCTTGCCTCTGCTCGGCTATCCTCAGGGCGCACCCGTTTTGGGATGGAGCGATTTGGCGAGGCAGGTGGAAGAGATCGAAGATGTGCTTGAAGCGACCACAGGATATGAGCCCTTAGTGCTCGGTATGGACAAACACAGGATTGTGAGCGAACTGGCCTTTTACCGGACGAAACTCGAAGACAAAGATGACGAGGAAGGAGAGGGGATAACCTACACCGCTGGTCCCAGCTTCTTCGGGAAAGAGAGCCTCATGTATAAATACTGGTTTCCGGAGGGCAAGGGTTTGCGCGCCTACGCTAAGGTGCTCTTGCTCGTGGGCAAAAACCCAGAGGAGCTATCTTTAGATGAACTGATCAGGGATGGTTGGAGCGTGGGAGAAGTGAAGAAACTGACCGTTTGCAAAGACGGCACCCCTGTAGGGCATTATTATTACACCATCGCGCGAGTGCCGTGTGTCCATTCCGAGGGTGTTCTGAAATAA
- a CDS encoding zinc-dependent alcohol dehydrogenase — MAKVKAMVMEKPGKLELREFEKPHAPEDGLLLKVKACGICGTDKHMMTGKATWVKFPVIPGHEFVGVVEELGPKANDTMNVIGGPLKVGDRIAVTPASKACGRCFYCLSMPHRPQLCSNRRVYGLANCENPPYLLGGFAEYVVVDGRSWAFKIPGNVSDEVASLTEPTSVAMRAVERALNPGEAFSGQGFGAGKSAMVIGAGPIGALVVAALRYMGAGLVIVTDFFPKRLEMAKKLGADVVIEGKRPLEEKLAEVQKLTSGVGPDVVIEAAGNPKAFEDALTFVRRGGKLIEVGHYTDTGVAEVHPFYICQKDVDIHGSWAYPPMMFKDALDFFSRTSLPVSDLISKSMSLEQLEEGLNQVGTENVHKIVIIP; from the coding sequence ATGGCCAAGGTAAAGGCTATGGTTATGGAGAAGCCAGGGAAGTTGGAGCTCAGGGAATTTGAGAAGCCCCATGCGCCGGAAGACGGGTTGCTTCTCAAGGTGAAGGCTTGTGGTATATGCGGCACCGATAAGCATATGATGACGGGGAAGGCCACGTGGGTCAAGTTTCCCGTCATTCCGGGTCACGAATTCGTAGGCGTCGTGGAGGAGCTGGGGCCCAAGGCTAACGACACGATGAACGTCATAGGTGGCCCGCTCAAGGTAGGGGATAGGATAGCGGTAACCCCGGCTTCCAAGGCTTGCGGCCGCTGTTTTTATTGCCTCAGTATGCCGCACAGACCACAGCTCTGCTCCAATCGAAGGGTCTACGGCCTCGCCAATTGCGAAAATCCTCCATACCTTTTGGGCGGCTTTGCCGAGTATGTGGTTGTCGACGGCAGGTCCTGGGCCTTCAAAATTCCTGGCAACGTGTCGGACGAGGTTGCATCGCTCACTGAGCCCACATCTGTAGCCATGAGGGCGGTGGAGAGGGCGCTAAATCCGGGCGAAGCTTTCAGTGGCCAGGGGTTCGGCGCAGGCAAAAGCGCAATGGTCATCGGTGCAGGTCCAATAGGGGCGCTTGTCGTGGCCGCGTTGCGTTACATGGGTGCTGGCCTCGTGATAGTCACCGACTTCTTCCCTAAGAGGCTTGAAATGGCCAAAAAGCTCGGCGCCGACGTTGTGATTGAAGGGAAGCGCCCCTTGGAAGAGAAGTTAGCCGAGGTGCAGAAGCTCACATCTGGCGTTGGACCCGATGTGGTTATAGAGGCTGCGGGCAATCCCAAAGCATTTGAGGACGCCCTTACCTTCGTCAGGCGCGGAGGAAAGCTCATCGAAGTAGGGCATTATACCGATACGGGCGTGGCCGAGGTGCACCCATTTTATATCTGTCAAAAAGACGTTGACATTCACGGCTCCTGGGCGTATCCTCCCATGATGTTCAAGGACGCTTTGGATTTCTTTAGCAGGACGAGCCTGCCAGTGTCAGACCTGATCTCCAAGAGCATGTCCCTCGAGCAGCTCGAGGAAGGATTGAATCAGGTAGGCACAGAAAACGTCCATAAGATCGTGATAATTCCATAG
- a CDS encoding electron transfer flavoprotein subunit alpha/FixB family protein yields the protein MGSVLVFAERRRDGIHPITHELLGKGRELADALNLDVHAALLGCDLKEEWAQELISRGTDIVFLFNSPTLAHFDPTTYKENLVKLIRETRPEIVLFGATHLGRSLAPRVAAALGTGLTADCTELAPNDDGSLIQIRPAFTGNILAHIKTRTRPQMSTVRYRVMKPLPHDRNRRGKVVPMEAVSCPPPSRLIREEVGENISLPDAEVIVSGGKGLKNPGDFAMLKELAELLGGVVGSSRPLVDQGWIGKEHQVGFSGNTVRPKLYVACGISGSPQHLAGMRGSETIIAINADPSAPIFRVADYGIVGDLYEVVPALITELKKR from the coding sequence ATGGGAAGCGTTCTTGTATTCGCCGAGCGAAGGCGTGATGGCATACACCCCATAACGCACGAGCTGTTGGGCAAGGGAAGGGAACTTGCCGATGCCTTAAATCTCGATGTGCACGCAGCGCTTTTGGGATGCGACCTAAAAGAGGAGTGGGCTCAGGAGTTGATATCCAGAGGCACCGACATCGTCTTTCTCTTCAATTCACCGACGCTGGCCCATTTCGACCCCACAACCTACAAAGAAAACCTGGTTAAGCTGATCCGAGAGACGAGACCGGAGATCGTCCTCTTCGGCGCCACGCATTTGGGCAGATCGCTCGCGCCGCGCGTGGCCGCGGCGCTGGGCACGGGACTCACAGCCGACTGCACGGAACTCGCCCCGAACGACGATGGCTCGTTGATCCAGATCAGGCCAGCCTTCACTGGCAACATCTTAGCCCACATAAAGACCCGCACCAGACCTCAGATGTCCACGGTGCGCTACAGGGTCATGAAGCCTCTCCCCCACGATCGCAACAGGCGCGGAAAGGTCGTGCCGATGGAAGCCGTCTCCTGCCCTCCTCCATCGCGCCTGATCCGCGAGGAGGTGGGTGAAAACATTAGCCTCCCCGACGCGGAGGTCATAGTTTCTGGAGGGAAAGGACTCAAAAACCCCGGAGACTTCGCCATGCTGAAAGAGCTGGCAGAGCTATTGGGGGGCGTCGTGGGTTCGAGCCGACCTTTGGTAGACCAAGGATGGATCGGCAAAGAGCACCAGGTGGGCTTCAGCGGCAACACCGTGAGGCCAAAGCTGTATGTAGCATGCGGCATCTCAGGGAGCCCGCAGCATTTGGCCGGCATGCGCGGCTCTGAAACGATCATAGCCATAAACGCAGACCCCTCAGCACCGATATTTCGCGTGGCCGATTATGGCATCGTGGGCGACCTTTACGAGGTCGTCCCGGCGCTCATAACGGAGTTAAAGAAGAGGTGA